A stretch of the Bartonella henselae str. Houston-1 genome encodes the following:
- a CDS encoding peptidoglycan-binding domain-containing protein produces MIKKRNSRRQKIKKSRIQRSIIITFFLINIRFIFFIIKKSYLYTQKNTLFFVGFIIFIVSFGFFSFNALFLQMKTHQNVFTQMKFMSGANTNIEKNSALFLKEEKFQSNRHVTSLLPPNYLKKNSSSHSASQSILEMQKKLAKLGLYDGSLDGLEGPKTRRAIALWKQQTAEEMQNRILQKNTKDEIAILIKQSEMEMINEKTKTKDLPRSTEPVLEPTIADIIEVQKALRIFGNQEVIVTGVEDQKTVEALKQFQKMFDLPITGKINHTVLVKMHEIGLLN; encoded by the coding sequence ATGATAAAAAAAAGAAATTCAAGAAGGCAAAAAATTAAAAAAAGTCGTATACAACGCAGTATTATTATAACATTTTTTCTCATAAATATTCGTTTTATTTTTTTTATTATAAAAAAAAGTTATCTCTATACACAAAAAAATACTTTGTTCTTTGTTGGTTTTATCATTTTTATTGTTAGTTTTGGCTTTTTTTCATTTAATGCTTTATTTTTACAAATGAAAACACATCAGAATGTTTTTACTCAAATGAAATTCATGTCTGGTGCAAATACAAATATAGAAAAAAATTCTGCTTTGTTCTTAAAAGAAGAAAAATTTCAATCAAATAGACATGTTACTTCTTTACTACCTCCGAATTATTTAAAGAAAAACTCATCTTCACATTCTGCGTCACAAAGCATACTAGAAATGCAAAAGAAATTAGCAAAACTAGGACTTTATGATGGTTCTTTAGATGGGCTAGAGGGACCTAAAACACGTCGTGCCATAGCACTATGGAAACAACAAACTGCTGAGGAAATGCAAAACCGTATTTTGCAAAAAAACACAAAAGATGAAATTGCGATATTAATTAAGCAGAGCGAAATGGAAATGATCAATGAGAAAACAAAAACAAAAGATCTGCCTCGTTCAACAGAACCTGTTTTAGAGCCTACTATTGCAGATATTATAGAAGTGCAAAAAGCCTTACGTATTTTTGGTAATCAAGAGGTCATTGTTACAGGTGTAGAAGATCAAAAAACAGTAGAAGCTTTAAAACAATTTCAAAAAATGTTTGATCTTCCCATAACGGGTAAGATCAATCATACAGTTTTGGTGAAAATGCATGAAATCGGTTTGTTAAATTGA
- a CDS encoding DUF5330 domain-containing protein translates to MIRFLIKLSFFLFFVFIIISFFAAKPSNNHSFNQREFETKTSDVMMAFKETLNDLGKFCDRNREACKIGKSFLSSLSERARYGAKATYEYLGNILSNKNMAQFENISPNMDEKPTQKKNHPTFP, encoded by the coding sequence ATGATACGTTTTTTAATCAAATTATCATTTTTTTTGTTTTTTGTTTTTATCATCATCTCATTTTTTGCAGCAAAGCCAAGCAATAACCATTCCTTTAATCAGAGAGAGTTTGAGACAAAAACGAGCGATGTAATGATGGCTTTTAAAGAAACTCTCAATGATTTAGGAAAATTCTGTGACCGTAATAGAGAAGCCTGCAAAATCGGAAAATCCTTTTTAAGTTCACTTAGCGAGCGTGCACGTTATGGTGCAAAAGCAACTTACGAATATCTTGGAAATATATTAAGTAATAAAAATATGGCTCAATTTGAAAACATTTCTCCCAATATGGATGAAAAGCCTACACAAAAAAAGAATCATCCAACATTCCCTTGA
- a CDS encoding SufE family protein — protein sequence MAETIDDIIENFSLLDNWEDRYRYVIELGHELPVFPKSARNDAHKVPGCVSQVWLLSSRDNSENPILTFQGDSDAHIVRGLIYILLAFYSGKKASEIRDADAEGLFETLGLNENLTPQRSNGLKSMIERIRNESYV from the coding sequence ATGGCAGAAACGATTGATGATATTATAGAAAACTTTTCTCTTTTGGATAACTGGGAAGATCGTTATCGTTATGTGATTGAACTTGGTCATGAATTACCGGTTTTTCCAAAAAGCGCTCGAAACGATGCGCACAAAGTTCCTGGTTGTGTAAGCCAAGTATGGCTTTTGTCTTCACGCGATAATTCAGAAAACCCAATATTGACCTTTCAAGGTGATTCCGATGCCCACATTGTGCGTGGACTTATCTATATTCTTCTCGCCTTCTATTCAGGAAAAAAAGCCTCGGAGATTCGCGATGCCGATGCCGAAGGACTCTTTGAAACACTTGGCTTAAACGAAAATCTTACACCACAACGATCGAATGGTCTTAAATCGATGATTGAAAGAATTCGTAACGAGAGTTACGTATAG
- a CDS encoding Ros/MucR family transcriptional regulator — protein MEHRPVLETESNLVITLVADIVAAYVSNNSIRPTEVPSLIADVHAAFRKAGNADLTEVEVEKQRPAVNPKRSIFPDYLICLEDGKKFKSLKRHLMTHYGMLPEEYREKWQLDSSYPMVAPNYAKARSALAKEMGLGRKSKRKKTK, from the coding sequence ATGGAACATCGTCCAGTCTTAGAGACTGAAAGCAATTTAGTTATTACATTAGTTGCTGATATTGTTGCTGCTTACGTGAGTAATAACTCGATCCGACCGACTGAAGTGCCAAGTTTGATTGCTGATGTTCATGCCGCTTTTCGTAAAGCAGGGAACGCAGATTTAACAGAAGTTGAAGTTGAAAAGCAAAGGCCTGCTGTTAACCCAAAACGTTCAATCTTTCCTGATTATCTCATTTGTCTTGAAGACGGGAAGAAATTTAAATCCTTGAAACGTCATCTCATGACCCATTATGGGATGTTGCCAGAGGAATATCGTGAAAAGTGGCAATTGGACAGTTCTTACCCTATGGTTGCACCTAATTATGCAAAGGCGCGCTCAGCTTTGGCGAAGGAAATGGGGCTTGGACGTAAAAGCAAACGGAAGAAAACAAAATAA
- a CDS encoding S9 family peptidase, producing MTRSSVLPPKASKIIYKDVYHGICRDDPYHWLRASNWQDVLKDSSCLDENIRHHLEKENAYQAAQMADTKLLQDLLFAEMKSRIPENDSSVPIKHGPFAYGFSYVTGGQYPHYFRTSRNGEEKNVYLNGDALAEGKEYFNFGSVQESPDHKHVVWTYDDKGSEFYTAKIRNLETLSDYTDTITDTSGQIIWDAKSEGFFYTKIDENHRPSELYYHRLNTDQSQDKLIFREDNPGFFLNVSGSKLNDVIYINIHDHETSEIWLIPAKAPLTVPQCVRKRQKGIEYSLTEGGDVFYILTNLDNAKDFKIMVAPYTSPQSENWSELVSHQLGCLIICHDAYQDFLVWLERFEGLPRIKVMERTTKQIHSISITEEAYSLGLQGAAEYNSQTIRFTYSSMTTPDQVFDYEMKSRKRTLLKTQIIPSGHNKDEYITRRIMAIADDGEKVPISLFYHRTTALDGSAPCLLYGYGAYGISIPVNFNSTVLSLVNRGFVYAIAHIRGGKEKGVEWYEKGKHRFKYNTFTDFITCGRYLVNNKFTSHDRLIAHGGSAGGMLMGVIANIAPQDFSGIVANVPFVDVLTTMLDASLPLTPPEWPEWGNPLESQEDYNLIASYSPYDNVKAQKYPSILAIAGLTDPRVTYWEPTKWVAKLRDLKTDDNAILLRINMDSGHAGAAGRFSKLEEIAYIYAYILKITGKMLLT from the coding sequence ATGACCCGTTCTTCTGTACTTCCACCCAAAGCATCCAAAATCATTTATAAAGACGTATATCACGGTATTTGTCGCGATGATCCCTATCATTGGCTGCGTGCATCTAATTGGCAAGACGTTTTAAAAGATTCTAGCTGTCTTGATGAAAATATTAGGCATCATCTTGAAAAAGAAAATGCCTATCAAGCTGCTCAAATGGCTGATACCAAGCTATTACAAGATTTGCTTTTTGCTGAAATGAAAAGCCGTATCCCGGAAAATGACAGTTCTGTTCCTATAAAACATGGGCCTTTTGCGTACGGATTTTCTTACGTTACCGGAGGCCAGTATCCCCATTATTTTCGTACATCAAGGAATGGAGAGGAAAAAAATGTTTATCTTAATGGTGATGCCTTGGCCGAAGGGAAAGAATATTTCAATTTTGGTTCAGTTCAAGAATCTCCTGATCATAAACATGTTGTATGGACCTATGATGACAAGGGATCTGAATTTTACACAGCTAAAATTCGTAATTTGGAAACATTGTCTGATTATACGGATACAATCACGGATACATCCGGACAAATTATATGGGATGCTAAATCTGAAGGTTTCTTCTATACTAAGATAGATGAAAATCATCGGCCTTCAGAGCTCTATTATCACCGATTAAACACCGACCAATCGCAAGATAAGCTGATTTTTCGTGAAGATAATCCAGGATTTTTTTTAAATGTAAGCGGTTCTAAACTTAATGATGTTATTTATATTAATATTCATGATCATGAAACGTCAGAAATTTGGCTGATCCCTGCAAAAGCACCTCTCACTGTTCCCCAATGTGTACGGAAGAGACAAAAAGGTATTGAATATTCTCTTACAGAAGGTGGTGATGTCTTTTATATTCTTACCAATTTAGATAACGCAAAAGATTTCAAAATTATGGTAGCGCCATACACATCTCCACAATCAGAAAATTGGTCTGAGCTTGTATCGCACCAACTTGGATGTTTAATCATATGCCATGATGCTTATCAAGATTTTCTTGTTTGGCTTGAACGCTTTGAGGGGCTTCCTCGTATAAAAGTAATGGAGCGTACCACCAAACAAATTCATTCCATTTCTATTACAGAAGAAGCTTATTCCTTAGGTCTACAAGGTGCTGCAGAATATAATAGTCAAACTATTCGCTTTACCTATTCATCTATGACAACACCTGATCAAGTTTTTGACTATGAGATGAAAAGTCGCAAACGAACACTTCTAAAAACGCAAATAATTCCCTCAGGGCATAACAAAGATGAGTATATAACACGGCGTATTATGGCAATTGCAGATGATGGTGAGAAAGTTCCTATTTCACTTTTTTATCATAGAACCACTGCTCTTGATGGGAGTGCTCCTTGTTTGCTCTACGGTTATGGTGCTTATGGAATCTCTATTCCTGTAAATTTCAATAGTACTGTATTGTCTTTGGTTAACAGAGGTTTTGTTTATGCTATTGCTCATATTCGTGGAGGAAAAGAAAAAGGAGTTGAATGGTATGAGAAAGGGAAACACCGTTTTAAATACAATACATTTACAGATTTTATTACTTGTGGGCGCTACCTTGTAAATAATAAATTCACTTCTCATGATCGACTTATCGCCCATGGTGGTTCGGCAGGAGGGATGTTAATGGGCGTTATCGCAAATATAGCTCCACAGGATTTTTCTGGGATTGTAGCGAATGTGCCTTTTGTTGATGTCTTAACAACCATGTTAGATGCTTCACTGCCGCTAACGCCTCCAGAATGGCCTGAATGGGGAAATCCTCTTGAATCACAAGAGGATTACAATCTTATCGCCTCCTATTCACCTTACGATAACGTTAAAGCTCAAAAATACCCTTCTATCCTTGCAATTGCAGGATTAACTGATCCTCGTGTAACCTATTGGGAGCCTACAAAATGGGTGGCAAAACTGCGCGATTTAAAAACAGATGATAATGCGATTTTATTACGCATTAATATGGATTCAGGTCACGCAGGTGCAGCTGGGCGTTTTTCAAAGTTGGAAGAAATTGCGTATATTTATGCATATATCTTAAAAATAACGGGAAAAATGCTGCTAACTTGA
- a CDS encoding superoxide dismutase, whose protein sequence is MAFELAPLPYDYDSLSPYMSRETLEYHHDKHHLAYLTNTNNFVKDLGLENESLENIVKKSFGQNIGLFNNAAQYYNHNHFWHWMKKGGGGQKLPEKLAKAIESDLGGYDKFRADFIATAIAQFGSGWAWIAVKDGKLEIMKTPNGENPLVHNAQPILGVDVWEHSYYIDYRNVRPKYLEAFVDHLINWDYVLKLYEDCGL, encoded by the coding sequence ATGGCTTTTGAACTAGCACCTTTACCTTACGATTATGATAGCCTTTCGCCTTATATGTCACGCGAAACACTTGAATATCATCATGATAAGCATCACCTCGCTTATCTGACCAATACTAATAATTTTGTGAAAGATTTAGGCTTAGAAAACGAAAGCCTTGAAAATATTGTAAAAAAAAGCTTTGGACAGAATATTGGTTTGTTTAATAATGCAGCCCAATACTACAATCATAATCATTTTTGGCATTGGATGAAAAAAGGAGGGGGGGGTCAAAAACTACCTGAAAAATTAGCAAAAGCTATCGAATCTGATTTGGGTGGTTATGATAAATTCCGTGCTGATTTTATTGCTACTGCCATTGCACAATTTGGTTCTGGATGGGCATGGATTGCTGTTAAAGATGGTAAACTTGAAATTATGAAAACGCCTAATGGTGAAAATCCTCTGGTTCATAATGCGCAACCTATTCTGGGTGTTGATGTGTGGGAGCATTCCTACTACATTGACTATCGCAATGTGCGTCCAAAGTATCTTGAAGCCTTTGTCGATCATTTAATTAATTGGGACTATGTTTTGAAACTTTATGAAGATTGCGGACTTTAA
- a CDS encoding DUF1499 domain-containing protein: protein MKKTYVRLISRAAIWSPRFGTLAFFILLFSILLQRFSVIDIVDFMILIVISACCVVVSLFLALKALYSLWVHGALGGMKALQGIIYSLITATPLVLFFGFWFALPALYDVSTDTQKPPAFFRTIRPRDALPLKSVLIGQAALQMSQWPEMSGRRYDGSPDHIRDSVLNVLDAYGWPIVAQREFKGEEDEIYIETIAKTFYLGFTSDIVIRLTNEGDTTFVDMRSASRYLSRDLGSNAAFIINFMDALDTEIASLPLSQDDD, encoded by the coding sequence ATGAAGAAGACATATGTTCGGTTAATCTCAAGAGCAGCGATATGGTCACCTCGTTTTGGCACGTTAGCGTTCTTTATTTTGTTATTTTCAATCCTTTTACAGCGTTTTTCCGTAATTGACATAGTTGATTTCATGATTTTGATCGTCATCTCTGCTTGCTGTGTTGTTGTTTCCCTTTTCCTTGCACTTAAAGCACTGTACAGTCTGTGGGTGCACGGTGCTCTGGGCGGAATGAAAGCTTTACAAGGGATTATTTATTCATTGATCACTGCTACACCATTGGTATTATTTTTTGGATTTTGGTTTGCTTTACCTGCTCTTTATGATGTTTCTACGGATACACAAAAACCACCAGCTTTCTTTCGCACAATACGTCCCCGTGATGCTTTGCCGCTTAAGAGTGTTTTGATTGGGCAAGCGGCATTACAAATGTCACAATGGCCAGAAATGTCAGGACGTCGTTATGATGGCTCACCTGATCACATCCGCGATTCCGTTCTCAATGTTTTAGATGCTTATGGTTGGCCTATTGTCGCTCAAAGAGAATTTAAAGGTGAAGAAGATGAGATTTATATTGAAACGATAGCAAAAACTTTTTATCTTGGTTTTACTTCGGACATTGTGATCCGTTTAACCAATGAAGGTGATACAACTTTTGTTGATATGCGTTCTGCTTCGCGTTATTTGTCAAGAGATTTAGGATCAAACGCCGCTTTTATTATCAATTTTATGGATGCACTTGATACAGAAATAGCATCACTCCCTCTTTCTCAAGATGATGATTAA
- a CDS encoding DUF1254 domain-containing protein, with product MIKFFHAALLAIIGAIIVHICVLFLIPYWAKNNIWTELKKSGASYQFVDLDAHNSFQQTSDPFFRLKVCRFDLENGPVHLKALKTNQFWSLAAYTQNGIIFYSLNNRTAPDATLDLIIGKPIQIIELKQSKPKNNANSVLIAKNLKKGFVILRIFSPSLLAKKESEAFFSSATCRILNE from the coding sequence GTGATTAAATTCTTTCACGCCGCACTTCTTGCAATCATTGGCGCTATCATTGTCCATATTTGCGTTCTCTTTCTGATACCCTATTGGGCAAAAAATAATATATGGACAGAACTTAAAAAATCAGGAGCATCTTATCAATTTGTTGACTTGGATGCGCATAATTCTTTTCAGCAGACTAGTGATCCATTCTTTCGTCTTAAAGTCTGCAGATTTGATCTCGAAAATGGCCCTGTTCATTTAAAGGCTCTGAAAACAAACCAATTTTGGTCATTAGCAGCTTACACACAGAACGGAATTATTTTCTACAGCTTGAATAACCGAACAGCCCCTGATGCTACTCTTGATCTCATCATTGGAAAGCCGATTCAAATCATAGAGCTCAAACAATCAAAGCCTAAAAATAATGCCAATTCAGTTTTGATCGCTAAAAATTTAAAGAAAGGTTTTGTAATCTTACGTATCTTTTCCCCTTCTTTACTCGCAAAGAAAGAAAGTGAAGCCTTCTTTTCATCTGCAACCTGTCGAATATTGAATGAATAA
- a CDS encoding DUF1214 domain-containing protein, with amino-acid sequence MFVKIIIPFSIFVSSILCGTLSVDYILNSFNHFGRFTIGEWSAYPQMGTSNTDPYTRARAAKRGDISIGRTEGLIFQIWKDNHGRPLKPNCHYLLKGHIPETHLFTLYTADRSLKPYTSSKEIPFELYTNNIIYENDGSLRINISPTPQSGNWLATVSQKEFGLILTLYDTPIISATALQKLTMPSVEQIPSGQINCD; translated from the coding sequence ATGTTTGTTAAGATCATTATTCCCTTTTCCATTTTTGTTTCCTCCATTTTATGTGGAACACTGAGTGTCGATTATATCCTCAATTCTTTTAATCATTTTGGACGCTTCACAATTGGAGAATGGAGTGCTTACCCTCAAATGGGAACATCCAACACTGATCCATATACGCGCGCACGCGCTGCCAAGCGAGGTGATATTTCAATTGGGCGCACTGAAGGACTTATTTTTCAAATTTGGAAAGATAACCACGGACGTCCACTAAAACCCAATTGCCATTACTTACTTAAAGGCCACATCCCTGAAACACACCTCTTTACGCTTTATACAGCTGATAGATCACTCAAACCATACACTTCATCCAAGGAAATACCTTTCGAACTCTACACAAACAATATTATCTATGAAAATGATGGCTCATTACGCATTAATATTTCGCCAACACCGCAAAGTGGTAATTGGCTTGCAACGGTTAGTCAAAAAGAATTCGGACTTATTCTTACTCTATATGACACCCCAATTATCTCTGCAACAGCATTGCAAAAGCTCACCATGCCATCTGTAGAACAAATTCCATCAGGACAAATAAACTGTGATTAA
- a CDS encoding transglycosylase domain-containing protein: MFDFFKKKKAQQNRTFHSPAFIELDALFDTALYRLRSTNSLFWKKTKIISQYFHIRGWKRLIIEILDETLTLGLIGFTLFTIVGVSVFELIKKDWYLPKNFSILFLDRYGNPIGHRGALPTAFVPVEEMPDYVIKAVLATEDRRFFDHWGIDLQGLTRAISQNMQAKSVVQGGSTLTQQLAKNLFLTNERTITRKIKEAYLALWLEANFSKKQILQLYLDRAYMGGNNFGITAAAKFYFGKNIRNISLSESAMLAGLFKAPTKYAPHRHLFAAQTRANVVLANLVNSGFMTESQIINAHRHPARALSKIKNTQPDYFLDWVFDEVKKMADQLPSHTLIIQTTLDPNIQKAAEESIAYHLQQYGQQYRVTQAATVILDNNGAVCAIVGGVDYNKSQFNRATQGGRQPGSSFKPYVYAAAMEHGLSPSTIVLDAPINWGGWSPKNNSGRYLGKIDLATALAFSINTVPVYLTYQYLNRNTKPIIDLIKNMGIHAHILSHKTMVLGTSNMTPMDQATGFNVFANGGMAGNRHGFTQIRTTNGHVLWDFEYNGNKLHRALSSQSAAYMNQMMVGVTTRGSGKRAALPMTLVAGKTGTSQSYRDAWFVGFTGNYTGAVWMGNDDFSPMNRAFGGGIPAMIWHTIMLSAHKNIMLKQLYGVKDSLLPYQPPTRPYNNDSEPALPIPYTLSPETLNIVRLINNDLKKLSVISLKRETIGASKL, translated from the coding sequence ATGTTTGACTTTTTTAAAAAAAAGAAAGCACAACAGAATAGAACCTTTCATAGTCCTGCATTCATTGAACTAGATGCACTTTTCGATACAGCACTTTATCGCCTCCGCTCTACTAACAGTCTCTTCTGGAAAAAGACAAAAATTATCTCACAGTATTTTCATATCCGCGGATGGAAACGATTGATAATCGAAATTCTTGATGAAACACTCACGTTAGGATTGATTGGTTTTACTCTTTTTACTATCGTTGGCGTTTCCGTTTTTGAGTTAATAAAAAAAGATTGGTATTTGCCTAAAAATTTTTCCATTCTTTTTCTAGATCGTTATGGAAATCCCATCGGCCACCGTGGTGCATTACCAACTGCATTCGTCCCCGTTGAAGAAATGCCCGATTATGTTATTAAAGCGGTTCTTGCGACAGAAGACCGCCGTTTTTTCGATCACTGGGGTATTGATCTGCAAGGACTGACTCGAGCAATTTCCCAAAATATGCAAGCTAAGAGCGTAGTTCAAGGTGGCTCAACCCTTACACAACAACTAGCTAAAAATTTGTTCTTAACAAATGAGAGAACTATAACACGCAAAATCAAAGAAGCTTATCTTGCTCTTTGGCTAGAAGCAAATTTCAGCAAAAAACAAATTTTGCAACTTTATCTTGACCGTGCCTATATGGGAGGAAACAATTTTGGTATTACAGCAGCTGCAAAATTTTATTTTGGGAAAAACATACGCAATATATCTCTTAGCGAATCTGCTATGTTAGCAGGACTTTTCAAGGCCCCAACCAAATATGCTCCTCATCGTCACCTTTTTGCCGCCCAAACACGTGCCAATGTGGTATTAGCTAATCTTGTTAATAGCGGTTTTATGACTGAGAGCCAAATTATCAACGCCCATCGTCATCCTGCCAGGGCACTTTCAAAAATAAAAAATACTCAACCTGATTATTTTCTTGATTGGGTATTCGACGAAGTCAAAAAAATGGCGGACCAACTTCCAAGTCATACTTTAATCATTCAAACCACTCTTGATCCAAATATTCAAAAAGCAGCAGAAGAATCAATCGCATATCATTTACAGCAATATGGTCAACAATATCGTGTCACACAAGCTGCCACCGTCATACTCGACAATAACGGCGCTGTATGTGCAATTGTCGGAGGAGTGGATTATAACAAAAGCCAATTTAACAGAGCAACACAAGGCGGCCGACAACCTGGTTCTTCATTCAAACCTTATGTGTATGCCGCCGCAATGGAGCATGGTCTGTCTCCCTCAACAATCGTCCTAGATGCTCCAATCAATTGGGGAGGCTGGTCACCGAAAAATAATTCAGGTCGTTATCTCGGTAAAATCGATTTAGCAACTGCTTTAGCTTTTTCCATTAATACGGTACCTGTCTATCTTACCTATCAATATCTTAACCGCAATACAAAACCTATTATAGATTTGATCAAAAATATGGGGATTCATGCGCATATTTTATCACACAAAACTATGGTTTTAGGCACATCCAATATGACCCCTATGGATCAAGCAACCGGTTTTAATGTCTTTGCTAATGGAGGAATGGCTGGGAATCGCCATGGTTTTACGCAAATCAGGACAACAAATGGACATGTGCTGTGGGACTTTGAGTATAACGGGAATAAACTACATCGAGCCCTCAGTAGCCAATCAGCAGCTTATATGAATCAAATGATGGTTGGTGTCACAACACGAGGATCCGGTAAACGTGCCGCCCTCCCCATGACCCTTGTTGCCGGAAAAACTGGAACATCACAATCCTATCGTGATGCATGGTTTGTTGGCTTTACTGGTAATTATACTGGAGCTGTATGGATGGGCAATGATGATTTTTCACCGATGAATCGAGCTTTTGGTGGTGGTATTCCTGCCATGATATGGCACACTATCATGCTCTCTGCACACAAAAATATCATGCTCAAACAGCTCTATGGTGTCAAAGATTCTCTTCTCCCTTATCAACCACCAACACGTCCTTACAATAATGATTCTGAACCTGCACTTCCAATACCCTATACGCTTTCCCCTGAAACATTGAATATTGTACGTCTGATTAACAACGATCTGAAAAAGCTATCTGTAATCTCTTTAAAAAGGGAAACTATCGGAGCTTCAAAACTTTGA
- a CDS encoding response regulator transcription factor — protein sequence MRILIVEDDRNLNRQLAEAVKNAGYVSDSAFNGEEAYFLGSTESYDAVILDIGLPRLDGICVVEKWRKEGHLMPVLMLTARDRWSDKVLGIDAGADDYVVKPFHLEELMARLRALIRRSTGHATSTLCCGKVLLDTKTSRVFFDGQLIKLTSYEFRLLSYLMHHGDRIVSRTELTEHLYDQDFDKDSNTVEVFVGRLRKKLGMDLIETIRGMGYRVRMPGDQ from the coding sequence ATGCGTATCTTAATTGTTGAAGATGACCGGAATCTCAATCGTCAATTAGCAGAAGCTGTAAAAAATGCGGGATATGTTTCAGATAGTGCTTTCAATGGTGAAGAGGCTTATTTTTTAGGTAGTACAGAGTCTTATGATGCTGTGATACTTGATATTGGTTTGCCGCGTCTAGATGGAATTTGTGTTGTTGAAAAATGGCGCAAAGAAGGTCATCTCATGCCTGTTTTAATGCTAACAGCCCGAGATCGCTGGTCTGATAAGGTGCTTGGCATTGATGCAGGTGCTGATGATTATGTTGTGAAGCCTTTTCATTTAGAAGAATTGATGGCACGGTTGCGGGCGTTAATTCGCCGCTCTACAGGTCATGCAACAAGCACGTTATGCTGCGGTAAAGTTTTGTTAGATACGAAAACTTCTCGTGTTTTTTTTGATGGTCAATTAATTAAATTGACGTCATATGAATTTAGACTCCTTTCATATCTCATGCATCATGGCGATAGAATAGTTTCAAGGACGGAACTTACCGAACATCTTTATGATCAAGATTTTGACAAAGATTCGAATACGGTTGAAGTTTTTGTAGGACGTTTGCGTAAAAAACTTGGGATGGATTTAATTGAGACCATTCGTGGAATGGGCTATCGAGTAAGAATGCCAGGTGATCAATGA